CAGACAGCAAAGGAGTCCGGATCGCTGCTGCGATCCGGACTCCCCTGTGGCACTTACGCGCCGACCTTGAAGCGAGCGAAGTCGCTCACCGTGAGGCCTGCATCCTTGACCACCTTGCTGACCGAGAGCTTGTTGTCCTTGGCGTAGTCCTGCTCGAGCAGTGCGACCTGCTTGAAGTAGGCGCCGAGACGGCCCTCGATGATCTTCGGGAGCGCAGCCTCGGGCTTGCCCTCCTCGCGAGAGATCTGCTCGACGATCGCGCGTTCCTTCTCGACCGCGTCAGCCGGGACGTCCTCGCGTGCGAGGTACTCGGGGTTGGCGAACGAGATGTGCTGAGCGACGCTGCGCGCCGTCTCAGCGTCGTCACCGGCGAATCCGAGCACGACGCCGACCTGCGGCGGCAGGTCTTTCGACGTCTTGTGCAGGTAGATCGAGAACTGCTCGCCCTTGACGAGGCGGATGCGTCGAAGCTCGACCTTCTCGCCGAGGATCGCAGCCTCTTCGTTGATCACATCAGCGACGGTCTTGCCGTCGGCCGGAGCGGCGAGTGCCGCCTCGACCGAGTCCGCACGGGCTGCGGCGACGGCCGCGAGCACGCGGTCGGCCAGGCCGACGAACTTGTCGCCCTTGGCGACGAAGTCCGTCTCGCACGCGAGCTCGATCAGGGT
The Agromyces albus DNA segment above includes these coding regions:
- the tsf gene encoding translation elongation factor Ts encodes the protein MANFTLEDVKSLRERLGTGMVDTKNALVEADGDIEKAVEVLRLKGAKGNAKRADRSTAEGLVAAVDNGDGTATLIELACETDFVAKGDKFVGLADRVLAAVAAARADSVEAALAAPADGKTVADVINEEAAILGEKVELRRIRLVKGEQFSIYLHKTSKDLPPQVGVVLGFAGDDAETARSVAQHISFANPEYLAREDVPADAVEKERAIVEQISREEGKPEAALPKIIEGRLGAYFKQVALLEQDYAKDNKLSVSKVVKDAGLTVSDFARFKVGA